The Sphingobacteriales bacterium genomic sequence AGCCGTTAATGTAACGCCACCCTCACCATCACAAGTAACATTTCCGGTAGGGGCTATAGATACTGTAGGGGCTAAAGGATCTGTCAAAGTATAAGTAGCATCATCTTCACAACCTTTAGAGTCTTTTACCGTAACAGTATAAGTACCTGCTGCTACACCTGAAATAGAAGCTGTCGTAGCTCCTGTACTCCACATATATGTATAAGGAGCCGTACCGCCTGTTGCCGTAGCAGTCAATTGAGCATTACCTGCTCCATTACAACCCGGAGTACCAGTGGCACTAATTGCAGCTGTAGGTGCATTAGCGGGAGCTAATGTATAGGTTACTTCATCTTCACAACCTTTAGAGTCTTTTACCGTAACGGTATAAGTGCCTGCCGCGGTAACAGTGATAGCTGCCGTTGTAGCTCCCGTACTCCACATATATGTATATGGAGCAGAGCCACCTGTAGCAGAAGCCGTTAAAGTTGCACCGCCAGTGCCAGGTTGGCAACTTGCCGAACCTGTAGCAGAAATACTTGCTGTTGGCGGATTAGGAGTTCCTACCGTATAAGTTGCTTCATCTTCGCAACCTTTAGAGTCTTTTACTGTAACAGTATAAGTACCTGCTGCTACACTACTAATACTTTGTGTAGTGGCTCCGGTACTCCATAAATAAGTATAGGGTGCTGTACCGCTTGTTACATTGGCTGTTAAAGTGGCACCACCAGTGCCACCTGTACAACTTGCCGATCCAGAAGCTGCAATGGTTACAGTAGGTGCGGAAGGAATACTTATGCTATAAGTAGCCGTTCCAGTACAGCCTTCGGCATCTGTAACCGTAACTGTATAAGTACCTGAACCTACACTGATACTTGCCCCTGTTGCACCATTACTCCAAGAGTAAGTTACCGGAGGAGTACCGCCATTGATGGTTGCTGTTAGTGTAATATTAGAGCCGCCGCAAGTAGGTGTTCCCGAAGGAACAATGGTCACTTGTGGGCTGGTACCTCCACCAACTATGATATTAGGAATCGTTTGAATACAACCATTAATAGCACCTGCTTTACCGGTTACTTTTACTGAATAAGTACCCGGACAAAGTTGTTCAAAACTTTCAGGTGGATTATAGGTAGCATTAATTTTAGCTACTGGTGCTGTGGCAGTACCATTATTAAAAATTCAAAGTACCATTGATTTTGTCCGTTGATTATGCATCAGGTGCATCTAATACTACTTCTCCGTTACATTGTCCGCAAGAAGCATCTATAACAGAATAAAACACCTCACAGCTACAGCCGGTTGGTGCATTCAAAGTAAACGTATAACTATTTTTTTTCACAACCATTTGCATCTTGGACATATACTGAATATGTACCTGCCGAAAGGTTAGTGGCTGTGTAAGATGTATTTGCTGTGCCACTGGCTACAGTAGTTGTGCCTTTTTTAATAATAAAATCATAAGGACTTACACCACCCGAAGCAGTAATAACCGACGAACCTCCGTTGGGACTTTCGCAAGTAGGTTGTGTTTGGCTCGAAGAAATGGTAATAGTTGGACAAGGTACTTGGCAAATAACCTCTCTACAACCAAATGCTAGACCTTTGGATAACTCATTTGAGATTTGTAAATAATTGCTATTCACACAGGTATTTCTATCTACTTTGATAACCTCAGCTCCAGCATAAGAGGTAACATACAAATTGTCATCAGGACCAATGGCAATATCCCAGAGGCTGTTTGTATTTACTGCACATTGTTTAAGTATTTCACCGGTAGCACTATAATGTATGATATAGTCCTGATCCCCGCTTAGATTATTACGAACAGCCCAAAAAGTACCGTCATTTTGCATGGCAATACCGAGAAATCCGACAGGATATGTACCTGCAGTAGTTGATAATCCTATTGTGGAAATAACTTGACAATTATCCGGATTTATTACCAATATACCTGTAGTTCCAGCATAACGCCAACCATAAGAAACATAAAGGTATCCATTTATAGGTGACTCTGCTATCCCCCATACGCCTGAACCTTGCGTATAAGCGTTCAGGTCACAGGTATTTAGAAGTGTCGCAGACAGGGCATCATAAACATGTATGCTAGAATAAGATGCCACATAAAGTGTTTGATAATCTGTGGACAAACTTATATCCAATAGCCCTCCATCAATGGGAAATACATCAACCAATTGTTGTGTAGTACCATCCCACACCTCAACAGTTTGATTGTCATTATTTCCAATATAAATCCTTTTGGAATTAGGATCTACTGCAATACCTTCGCCCCCCCCCAAATCGGGTCCAATACATTGATTGAACAATTGCTGGGTAGGATCGGCATAATCATACAGAGTGGTATTCGGATTAGCATTTAATTCGGATACCAACAATACGAATTCATTACAATTATCAGGAAGTTCCTGTGCTTGTAATGAGCCATGCATACTAAGCCCGCCTAGCAACAACAACAGGCTCAATAGCCGCCTGATTGAGTGCTGCCATAGGAAAGCAGACTTTTTGGTTAAGTAATAAATTTTTTCTCTCATTGTACTTTGATTATTAGTAATTAAATAATTTATTTTTAAATAATTTATCGTCTAAATTCATACTTGAGTAGTATGCGAAATGCACCTATCACCAAGCAAAATTAGAACGTGCATTTCTTAAATAATAGGCACTATGTGACTATTATTATATATACTACACATTCTATATTTTTAATATTGATTATTAAGCATTTATACACACATTTAATATGATAAAAAATAAAATGTATAAAATAATATACACCAATCATGTCTTATTCTATAACTTTTAATAGACTGTTTTATTTAAATGAGGTCACTCAAAAACATTTCATTTAATGACATCTAATGTCTAAATATTTAACACATTAAATATTAAATAAAAACAAACAGTATTTAATATATTTACATATATAAAACAAAAAGCACCTACTTTTGGGTGCAAAGGAAAATATTGGAAACCATCCGTAAATTTATTCGTCGAACAAGGAGATGCCGCTCATTTCGGCGGGTATGGGTATTTGCATTAATTGGAGGATACTCGGGGCGATGTCGGCAAGTACACCATTTTTGAGGCGCGGGTGAAATTTATTATCTACAAAAAACACAGGAACCGGATTTTTGGTATGTGCCGTATTGGGGGTATCGTCTTCGTTTTTCATTAAATCGGCATTGCCGTGGTCAGCGATAATAAAAACTGAATATTGAAGCGATAAGGCTTTCTCTACTACTTGTCGGGCACAGGCATCTACACTTTCAACCGCCTTTACAACGGCACTCCATACGCCGGTATGCCCGACCATATCGGCGTTGGCAAAATTGATACACACAAAATTTGGTTTGTTGTGGTCTAAATAATTACACACTTGCTCGGTTACTTCGTACACGCTCATCTCCGGTTGCAGGTCGTAGGTGGCT encodes the following:
- a CDS encoding SprB repeat-containing protein; this encodes MTIVPSGTPTCGGSNITLTATINGGTPPVTYSWSNGATGASISVGSGTYTVTVTDAEGCTGTATYSISIPSAPTVTIAASGSASCTGGTGGATLTANVTSGTAPYTYLWSTGATTQSISSVAAGTYTVTVKDSKGCEDEATYTVGTPNPPTASISATGSASCQPGTGGATLTASATGGSAPYTYMWSTGATTAAITVTAAGTYTVTVKDSKGCEDEVTYTLAPANAPTAAISATGTPGCNGAGNAQLTATATGGTAPYTYMWSTGATTASISGVAAGTYTVTVKDSKGCEDDATYTLTDPLAPTVSIAPTGNVTCDGEGGVTLTAAASGGKSPYTYLWRPVLPHKL